From a region of the Tachysurus fulvidraco isolate hzauxx_2018 chromosome 5, HZAU_PFXX_2.0, whole genome shotgun sequence genome:
- the pbrm1l gene encoding polybromo 1, like isoform X2 has product MGSKRRRIASPSSSVSGEFDDATSSTPTSSWKRRRTSNAAAVDQIAVCSELYNTVRDYKDEQGRQICELFVRAPKRRNQPDYYDVVSKPIDMMKIQQKLRTEEYQDAEQFSEDFKLLINNAKAYYPADSPEYRAACKLWALFVATKSSLLPGGDVEDDEEEEESEDADNPGVSTEEEMSPNYMKGVLEQLLDGLVSYTDPSGRIVSELFQKLPSKLQYPDYYAIIKEPIDFRTIAQRIQMGHYKSISAMAKDIDLLTKNAKVYNEPGSQVYKDANTIKKAFLQRKTELEQAEPTKSSLRIRNRRSAQGDRLPAITVSLQPGSESDEDSILSGSVRYDVGEAESESGHTRLSTGDPIFQLYQAVRGARNTQGQLLAEPFLHLPSRREYPDYFQQIKHPISIQQIREKMRNGEYEGVEQMESDLNSMFENAKRYNVPNSAIYKRAQKLQHIMQLKRRELRDDDEGDSLLSTVTPETGSSKRKSHKKNTKKNRMKALYAAVTEAREAGTGRRLCELFMVKPSKKDYPDYYQVIFEPMDLRTIESNIRSERYVSDEALMNDLKLMFRNARHYNEEGSQVYNDADILEKIVKEKQKELGPLPEDDDVGSPKLKLRRSGGAVSPRKARSQTSLQQKLGELYEAVRSFTDSRGRRLSTVFLRLPSRSELPDYYAAIKRPIDMERVRSYMVQGRYQDIESMAEDFILMFNNACTYNEPESLIYRDALLLHRAFLDARRNLEKEEEEGEERTGAQVAVAPLVCELIRNLFVSVMSHQDDEGRCYSDSLAEVPSVDPTNAEEPPLSLDIIRNNVERGRYRRMDVFQEHFFEVLDKARRLNRTDSEIFEDSIELQQFFLKIRDELCKNGEILLTPALSYTSRHLHADVEQEKREKLPREMEEDRLKIEEDKKEEKAEGVTGGPWTSSLKKTYSQDCSFENSTYSVGDYVYVQPSETNLQPHIVSIEKLWKDEAGEQWLYGCWFYRPGETFHLAIRKFLEKEVFKSDYYNNVPFSKILGKCMVVFVKDYFKYQPEGFKPEDVYVCESRYTTRTKAFKKIKIWTMPPSSVKLVSRDVPLPVVRVASMFVSAANRDQDKMADSADDHGTFIEKEREAVPVEVANGEPGCQYYEQLCYNNMWMKVGDCVYIRSHRLTRPRIGRIEKMWEQDGVPFFFGPLFIHPEETEHEPTKMFYKREVFLSNLEETSPMMCILGKCVVSSFKDFISCRPTEFAEENVHLCESRYIESEKQMKKFKGLKRFSLSGKVVDDEIYYFRKPLVPSKEPSPLLDKKIEELEAKFADIEDLDEDLDEMEDEDDEAPATPSLPQHQSSIASDMDLPNTPLQSTPKTVKGLSKKEGAKRKINMSGYILFSSEMRAVIKAQHPDFSFGELSRLVGTEWRNLDSTKKSEYEERAAKLVEQQERERALQQQQAAASPRAGTPAGSLMGVVPPPSSMGMLNQAMPGMMGNYGPPFMPIQGPPDGMMGMGGTPPHPMGVPALPPQHYFTSGMAGYPGMPPSGGMGPGINGMAGSPGPGNPFGLQMGTYGPGQVAPPPYPGQSQLGQSAHQTQGPPMFVAPPPRPQRLLHSEAYLKYIEGLSADCPTISKWDQSLKAQRKDSRLSREQESRLPSHWLKSKGAHTTMVDALWRLRDLMMRDTLSIRQAYNL; this is encoded by the exons ATGGGCTCCAAGAGACGACGCATCGCTTCTCCCTCCAGCAGTGTGAGTGGAGAGTTTGACGATGCCACTTCATCAACTCCAACCAGCAGCTGGAAAAGGAGGAGGACTTCTAATGCTGCTGCTGTTGATCAA ATTGCTGTTTGCAGTGAATTGTACAACACTGTCAGGGACTACAAAGATGAGCAAGGGAGGCAGATCTGTGAGCTTTTTGTTCGTGCTCCGAAAAGAAG GAATCAGCCAGATTACTATGACGTGGTGAGCAAGCCCATTGACATGATGAAGATCCAACAGAAGCTCAGGACAGAAGAGTACCAAGATGCAGAACAGTTCTCTGAAGATTTTAAGCTACTTATAAACAATGCCAAAGCTTACTATCCG gctGATAGTCCAGAGTACAGGGCTGCCTGTAAGTTGTGGGCTCTGTTCGTAGCCACAAAGAGTAGCCTTCTTCCTGGAGGAGATGTCGAAgatgatgaggaagaagaggaaagtGAAGATGCTGATAACCCAGGAGTCTCCACAGAGGAGGAG ATGTCACCCAACTATATGAAAGGGGTCCTAGAGCAGCTGCTGGACGGTCTTGTATCTTATACTGACCCTTCAGGGAGAATAGTTAGTGAACTTTTCCAGAAACTGCCCTCTAAACTG CAATACCCAGACTACTATGCCATAATCAAAGAGCCAATAGATTTTCGAACCATAGCTCAGAGGATACAG ATGGGACATTACAAATCCATCAGTGCCATGGCCAAGGACATTGATCTTTTGACCAAAAATGCCAAAGTCTACAATGAACCTGGATCACAAGTTTATAAG GATGCAAACACAATTAAGAAGGCCTTTTTGCAGAGGAAAACTGAACTCGAGCAGGCAGAACCAACAAAATCCAGCCTCCGCATCAG GAATCGGAGGTCAGCTCAGGGAGATCGTTTGCCTGCTATTACCGTGTCTCTGCAGCCCGGCTCAGAGAGCGATGAAGACTCCATTCTGTCAG GCTCTGTGCGGTATGATGTTGGGGAGGCGGAGTCTGAGAGCGGGCACACTCGACTATCTACTGGTGACCCAATCTTCCAGCTGTACCAAGCTGTCAGAGGGGCCCGTAACACTCAGGGTCAGCTCCTTGCTGAGCCATTCCTTCATCTACCATCACGCAGAGAGTACCCTGATTACTTCCAGCAGATCAAACACCCCATTTCTATCCAGCAAATCAG AGAAAAAATGCGAAACGGGGAGTACGAGGGAGTCGAGCAAATGGAATCAGACCTTAATTCTATGTTTGAGAATGCTAAACGCTACAATGTCCCCAATTCAGCCATTTACAAGCGTGCTCAGAAATTACAGCACATAATGCAG TTAAAAAGGAGAGAACTTCGAGACGACGACGAAGGAGACAGTTTGCTGTCCACCGTGACACCCGAGACAGGAAGCAGTAAGAGAAAAAG TCATAAgaagaacacaaagaaaaacaggatGAAAGCATTGTATGCAGCAGTGACCGAGGCACGAGAGGCAGGTACAGGTCGGCGCCTCTGTGAGCTATTCATGGTGAAGCCATCAAAAAAGGACTACCCTGATTACTACCAGGTTATCTTTGAGCCCATGGACCTTCGCACCATCGAGAGCAATATTCGCAGCGAGCGATACGTCAGCGATGAGGCTCTCATGAACGATTTGAAGCTCATGTTCCGCAATGCTCGCCACTACAACGAGGAAGGCTCTCAG GTTTACAATGATGCAGACATTCTGGAAAAGATTGTaaaggaaaaacagaaggaaCTTGGACCTTTACCtgaggatgatgatgttggCTCACCCAAACTCAAACTAC GGAGGAGCGGGGGTGCTGTATCTCCCAGAAAGGCCCGCTCTCAAACATCTCTGCAGCAGAAACTGGGCGAACTCTATGAAGCTGTCCGCAGTTTCACAGACAGCCGTGGACGTCGCCTGAGCACAGTGTTCCTGCGTCTGCCTTCACGCTCTGAGCTGCCTGATTACTACGCTGCCATCAAACGCCCCATTGACATGGAGCGCGTGCGAAGCTACATGGTCCAGGGCCGCTATCAGGACATTGAGTCAATGGCTGAGGATTTTATTCTTATGTTTAACAACGCCTGTACATACAATGAGCCTGAGTCACTCATCTATCGTGACGCACTGCTGCTCCACAGAGCCTTCCTTGATGCACGCCGCAACctggagaaggaggaagaggagggagaagaAAGAACAGGAGCTCAAGTGGCCGTAGCGCCATTAGTTTGCGAGCTCATTCGGAACCTCTTTGTGTCAGTGATGAGCCATCAGGATGATGAGGGCCGCTGCTACAGTGACTCGCTTGCAGAGGTGCCCTCTGTGGATCCTACCAATGCAGAGGAGCCACCTCTTAGCTTGGATATTATCCGCAACAACGTAGAGCGTGGACGCTATCGGAGGATGGATGTGTTTCAGGAGCATTTTTTTGAGGTGCTGGATAAAGCCAGACGTCTCAACAG AACGGACTCTGAAATCTTTGAGGACTCGATTGAGCTGCAGCAGTTCTTTCTGAAGATCCGAGACGAGCTATGCAAGAATGGTGAGATCCTACTCACTCCAGCACTGAGCTACACATCCAGGCATCTGCATGCAGATGTGGagcaggagaagagagagaaactgcCTCGGGAAATGGAGGAAGATCGACTCAAAATTGAGGAAGACAAAAAAG AGGAGAAGGCAGAGGGTGTTACGGGTGGACCGTGGACATCTAGCCTTAAGAAGACCTATAGTCAAGACTGTAGCTTTGAGAACAGCACCTACAGTGTGGGAGACTATGTGTACGTGCAGCCGTCCGAAACCAACTTGCAGCCCCACATTGTAAGCATCGAGAAACTGTGGAAGGATGAGGCTG GAGAGCAGTGGCTGTATGGCTGCTGGTTTTATCGACCAGGCGAGACCTTCCACCTGGCTATACGCAAGTTCCTGGAAAAGGAAGTATTCAAGAGTGACTATTACAACAATGTTCCATTCAGTAAGATACTGGGGAAATGTATGGTGGTGTTTGTAAAG GATTATTTTAAATACCAGCCCGAGGGCTTCAAACCTGAGGATGTCTACGTTTGTGAGTCTCGCTACACAACCCGGACCAAAGCCTTCAAGAAGATCAAAATATGGACTATGCCACCAAGCTCTGTGAAATTAGTCTCTCGTGATGTGCCATTACCTGTAGTCAGAGTTGCGTCCATGTTCGTCAGCGCTGCAAATCGTGACCAGGACAAGATGGCAGACTCTGCTGACGATCATGGTACCTTTATTGAGAAA gagagagAGGCTGTTCCTGTGGAGGTGGCTAATGGTGAGCCTGGATGTCAGTACTACGAACAGCTATGCTACAATAACATGTGGATGAAAGTGGGTGATTGTGTCTACATTCGATCTCATCGCTTGACACGTCCACGAATTGGCAG GATTGAAAAGATGTGGGAGCAGGATGGAGTTCCTTTCTTCTTTGGGCCGTTATTCATCCACCCTGAGGAGACAGAACATGAGCCCACAAAGATGTTCTACAAGCGTGAAGTGTTCCTGAGCAACCTGGAGGAGACCTCTCCCATGATGTGCATTTTAG GAAAGTGTGTTGTCTCCTCCTTTAAGGACTTTATTTCCTGTAGACCAACTGAATTTGCAGAGGAGAATGTACACTTGTGTGAGAGCCGCTACATTGAAAGTGAGAAGCAGATGAAAAAATTTAAAGGCCTCAAACGATTTTCCCTGTCAGGCAAAGTGGTGGATGATGAGATCTACTACTTCAG AAAGCCACTTGTGCCTTCCAAGGAACCATCCCCCCTGCTGGATAAAAAAATTGAAGAGCTAGAGGCCAAATTTGCAGATATAGAGGACCTGGATGAAGATCTAGATGAGATggaagatgaggatgatgaagcaCCAGCAACACCTTCCTTGCCCCAGCATCAGTCTTCAATTGCTAGTGATATGGACCTTCCTAACACACCACTACAG TCCACACCAAAGACCGTAAAGGGTCTATCCAAGAAGGAAGGAGCCAAGCGCAAGATCAACATGAGTGGCTACATTCTGTTTAGCAGTGAGATGAGAGCTGTCATAAAGGCTCAACACCCAGATTTCTCTTTTGGAGAGCTGAGTCGTCTTGTTGGTACAGAGTGGAGGAACCTGGACTCTACTAAGAAGTCGGAGTATGAAG AGCGGGCAGCTAAACTGGTAGAACAGCAGGAACGGGAAAGGGCCCTCCAGCAGCAGCAGGCGGCAGCTTCCCCAAGAGCAGGTACCCCAGCCGGGTCTCTGATGGGGGTGGTGCCCCCCCCAAGCTCTATGGGGATGCTAAACCAAGCCATGCCAG GCATGATGGGAAATTATGGCCCACCCTTCATGCCTATACAGGGTCCTCCTGATGGCATGATGGGTATGGGTGGCACACCTCCTCATCCCATGGGGGTGCCCGCGTTGCCACCTCAACACTACTTTACATCAGGCATGGCTGGGTACCCTGGTATGCCCCCTTCTG GTGGAATGGGACCTGGTATTAATGGTATGGCTGGAAGTCCTGGTCCAGGAAACCCTTTTGGTCTTCAG ATGGGTACATATGGCCCAGGGCAGGTGGCTCCACCTCCATACCCAGGTCAAAGTCAGCTGGGTCAGTCTGCCCACCAAACACAAGGCCCACCCATGTTCGTAGCACCACCTCCCAGGCCACAGCGTCTCCTGCATTCAGAAGCCTACCTTAAATACATAGAAGGGCTCAGTGCAGATTGTCCCACTATCAGCAAATGGGATCAGAGCCTTAAGG CTCAAAGAAAAGACTCCCGCCTCAGTAGAGAGCAGGAGAGCCGTCTTCCTTCTCATTGGCTGAAGAGCAAAGGTGCTCACACCACAATGGTGGATGCGTTGTGGCGATTGAGAGATTTAATGATGAGAGACACTCTTAGCATCCGACAAGCTTACAACCTTTAA
- the pbrm1l gene encoding polybromo 1, like isoform X5 yields MGSKRRRIASPSSSVSGEFDDATSSTPTSSWKRRRTSNAAAVDQIAVCSELYNTVRDYKDEQGRQICELFVRAPKRRNQPDYYDVVSKPIDMMKIQQKLRTEEYQDAEQFSEDFKLLINNAKAYYPADSPEYRAACKLWALFVATKSSLLPGGDVEDDEEEEESEDADNPGVSTEEEMSPNYMKGVLEQLLDGLVSYTDPSGRIVSELFQKLPSKLQYPDYYAIIKEPIDFRTIAQRIQMGHYKSISAMAKDIDLLTKNAKVYNEPGSQVYKDANTIKKAFLQRKTELEQAEPTKSSLRIRNRRSAQGDRLPAITVSLQPGSESDEDSILSGSVRYDVGEAESESGHTRLSTGDPIFQLYQAVRGARNTQGQLLAEPFLHLPSRREYPDYFQQIKHPISIQQIREKMRNGEYEGVEQMESDLNSMFENAKRYNVPNSAIYKRAQKLQHIMQLKRRELRDDDEGDSLLSTVTPETGSSKRKSHKKNTKKNRMKALYAAVTEAREAGTGRRLCELFMVKPSKKDYPDYYQVIFEPMDLRTIESNIRSERYVSDEALMNDLKLMFRNARHYNEEGSQVYNDADILEKIVKEKQKELGPLPEDDDVGSPKLKLRALWRSGGAVSPRKARSQTSLQQKLGELYEAVRSFTDSRGRRLSTVFLRLPSRSELPDYYAAIKRPIDMERVRSYMVQGRYQDIESMAEDFILMFNNACTYNEPESLIYRDALLLHRAFLDARRNLEKEEEEGEERTGAQVAVAPLVCELIRNLFVSVMSHQDDEGRCYSDSLAEVPSVDPTNAEEPPLSLDIIRNNVERGRYRRMDVFQEHFFEVLDKARRLNRTDSEIFEDSIELQQFFLKIRDELCKNGEILLTPALSYTSRHLHADVEQEKREKLPREMEEDRLKIEEDKKEEKAEGVTGGPWTSSLKKTYSQDCSFENSTYSVGDYVYVQPSETNLQPHIVSIEKLWKDEAGEQWLYGCWFYRPGETFHLAIRKFLEKEVFKSDYYNNVPFSKILGKCMVVFVKDYFKYQPEGFKPEDVYVCESRYTTRTKAFKKIKIWTMPPSSVKLVSRDVPLPVVRVASMFVSAANRDQDKMADSADDHGTFIEKEREAVPVEVANGEPGCQYYEQLCYNNMWMKVGDCVYIRSHRLTRPRIGRIEKMWEQDGVPFFFGPLFIHPEETEHEPTKMFYKREVFLSNLEETSPMMCILGKCVVSSFKDFISCRPTEFAEENVHLCESRYIESEKQMKKFKGLKRFSLSGKVVDDEIYYFRKPLVPSKEPSPLLDKKIEELEAKFADIEDLDEDLDEMEDEDDEAPATPSLPQHQSSIASDMDLPNTPLQSTPKTVKGLSKKEGAKRKINMSGYILFSSEMRAVIKAQHPDFSFGELSRLVGTEWRNLDSTKKSEYEERAAKLVEQQERERALQQQQAAASPRAGGMGPGINGMAGSPGPGNPFGLQMGTYGPGQVAPPPYPGQSQLGQSAHQTQGPPMFVAPPPRPQRLLHSEAYLKYIEGLSADCPTISKWDQSLKAQRKDSRLSREQESRLPSHWLKSKGAHTTMVDALWRLRDLMMRDTLSIRQAYNL; encoded by the exons ATGGGCTCCAAGAGACGACGCATCGCTTCTCCCTCCAGCAGTGTGAGTGGAGAGTTTGACGATGCCACTTCATCAACTCCAACCAGCAGCTGGAAAAGGAGGAGGACTTCTAATGCTGCTGCTGTTGATCAA ATTGCTGTTTGCAGTGAATTGTACAACACTGTCAGGGACTACAAAGATGAGCAAGGGAGGCAGATCTGTGAGCTTTTTGTTCGTGCTCCGAAAAGAAG GAATCAGCCAGATTACTATGACGTGGTGAGCAAGCCCATTGACATGATGAAGATCCAACAGAAGCTCAGGACAGAAGAGTACCAAGATGCAGAACAGTTCTCTGAAGATTTTAAGCTACTTATAAACAATGCCAAAGCTTACTATCCG gctGATAGTCCAGAGTACAGGGCTGCCTGTAAGTTGTGGGCTCTGTTCGTAGCCACAAAGAGTAGCCTTCTTCCTGGAGGAGATGTCGAAgatgatgaggaagaagaggaaagtGAAGATGCTGATAACCCAGGAGTCTCCACAGAGGAGGAG ATGTCACCCAACTATATGAAAGGGGTCCTAGAGCAGCTGCTGGACGGTCTTGTATCTTATACTGACCCTTCAGGGAGAATAGTTAGTGAACTTTTCCAGAAACTGCCCTCTAAACTG CAATACCCAGACTACTATGCCATAATCAAAGAGCCAATAGATTTTCGAACCATAGCTCAGAGGATACAG ATGGGACATTACAAATCCATCAGTGCCATGGCCAAGGACATTGATCTTTTGACCAAAAATGCCAAAGTCTACAATGAACCTGGATCACAAGTTTATAAG GATGCAAACACAATTAAGAAGGCCTTTTTGCAGAGGAAAACTGAACTCGAGCAGGCAGAACCAACAAAATCCAGCCTCCGCATCAG GAATCGGAGGTCAGCTCAGGGAGATCGTTTGCCTGCTATTACCGTGTCTCTGCAGCCCGGCTCAGAGAGCGATGAAGACTCCATTCTGTCAG GCTCTGTGCGGTATGATGTTGGGGAGGCGGAGTCTGAGAGCGGGCACACTCGACTATCTACTGGTGACCCAATCTTCCAGCTGTACCAAGCTGTCAGAGGGGCCCGTAACACTCAGGGTCAGCTCCTTGCTGAGCCATTCCTTCATCTACCATCACGCAGAGAGTACCCTGATTACTTCCAGCAGATCAAACACCCCATTTCTATCCAGCAAATCAG AGAAAAAATGCGAAACGGGGAGTACGAGGGAGTCGAGCAAATGGAATCAGACCTTAATTCTATGTTTGAGAATGCTAAACGCTACAATGTCCCCAATTCAGCCATTTACAAGCGTGCTCAGAAATTACAGCACATAATGCAG TTAAAAAGGAGAGAACTTCGAGACGACGACGAAGGAGACAGTTTGCTGTCCACCGTGACACCCGAGACAGGAAGCAGTAAGAGAAAAAG TCATAAgaagaacacaaagaaaaacaggatGAAAGCATTGTATGCAGCAGTGACCGAGGCACGAGAGGCAGGTACAGGTCGGCGCCTCTGTGAGCTATTCATGGTGAAGCCATCAAAAAAGGACTACCCTGATTACTACCAGGTTATCTTTGAGCCCATGGACCTTCGCACCATCGAGAGCAATATTCGCAGCGAGCGATACGTCAGCGATGAGGCTCTCATGAACGATTTGAAGCTCATGTTCCGCAATGCTCGCCACTACAACGAGGAAGGCTCTCAG GTTTACAATGATGCAGACATTCTGGAAAAGATTGTaaaggaaaaacagaaggaaCTTGGACCTTTACCtgaggatgatgatgttggCTCACCCAAACTCAAACTACGTGCGTTAT GGAGGAGCGGGGGTGCTGTATCTCCCAGAAAGGCCCGCTCTCAAACATCTCTGCAGCAGAAACTGGGCGAACTCTATGAAGCTGTCCGCAGTTTCACAGACAGCCGTGGACGTCGCCTGAGCACAGTGTTCCTGCGTCTGCCTTCACGCTCTGAGCTGCCTGATTACTACGCTGCCATCAAACGCCCCATTGACATGGAGCGCGTGCGAAGCTACATGGTCCAGGGCCGCTATCAGGACATTGAGTCAATGGCTGAGGATTTTATTCTTATGTTTAACAACGCCTGTACATACAATGAGCCTGAGTCACTCATCTATCGTGACGCACTGCTGCTCCACAGAGCCTTCCTTGATGCACGCCGCAACctggagaaggaggaagaggagggagaagaAAGAACAGGAGCTCAAGTGGCCGTAGCGCCATTAGTTTGCGAGCTCATTCGGAACCTCTTTGTGTCAGTGATGAGCCATCAGGATGATGAGGGCCGCTGCTACAGTGACTCGCTTGCAGAGGTGCCCTCTGTGGATCCTACCAATGCAGAGGAGCCACCTCTTAGCTTGGATATTATCCGCAACAACGTAGAGCGTGGACGCTATCGGAGGATGGATGTGTTTCAGGAGCATTTTTTTGAGGTGCTGGATAAAGCCAGACGTCTCAACAG AACGGACTCTGAAATCTTTGAGGACTCGATTGAGCTGCAGCAGTTCTTTCTGAAGATCCGAGACGAGCTATGCAAGAATGGTGAGATCCTACTCACTCCAGCACTGAGCTACACATCCAGGCATCTGCATGCAGATGTGGagcaggagaagagagagaaactgcCTCGGGAAATGGAGGAAGATCGACTCAAAATTGAGGAAGACAAAAAAG AGGAGAAGGCAGAGGGTGTTACGGGTGGACCGTGGACATCTAGCCTTAAGAAGACCTATAGTCAAGACTGTAGCTTTGAGAACAGCACCTACAGTGTGGGAGACTATGTGTACGTGCAGCCGTCCGAAACCAACTTGCAGCCCCACATTGTAAGCATCGAGAAACTGTGGAAGGATGAGGCTG GAGAGCAGTGGCTGTATGGCTGCTGGTTTTATCGACCAGGCGAGACCTTCCACCTGGCTATACGCAAGTTCCTGGAAAAGGAAGTATTCAAGAGTGACTATTACAACAATGTTCCATTCAGTAAGATACTGGGGAAATGTATGGTGGTGTTTGTAAAG GATTATTTTAAATACCAGCCCGAGGGCTTCAAACCTGAGGATGTCTACGTTTGTGAGTCTCGCTACACAACCCGGACCAAAGCCTTCAAGAAGATCAAAATATGGACTATGCCACCAAGCTCTGTGAAATTAGTCTCTCGTGATGTGCCATTACCTGTAGTCAGAGTTGCGTCCATGTTCGTCAGCGCTGCAAATCGTGACCAGGACAAGATGGCAGACTCTGCTGACGATCATGGTACCTTTATTGAGAAA gagagagAGGCTGTTCCTGTGGAGGTGGCTAATGGTGAGCCTGGATGTCAGTACTACGAACAGCTATGCTACAATAACATGTGGATGAAAGTGGGTGATTGTGTCTACATTCGATCTCATCGCTTGACACGTCCACGAATTGGCAG GATTGAAAAGATGTGGGAGCAGGATGGAGTTCCTTTCTTCTTTGGGCCGTTATTCATCCACCCTGAGGAGACAGAACATGAGCCCACAAAGATGTTCTACAAGCGTGAAGTGTTCCTGAGCAACCTGGAGGAGACCTCTCCCATGATGTGCATTTTAG GAAAGTGTGTTGTCTCCTCCTTTAAGGACTTTATTTCCTGTAGACCAACTGAATTTGCAGAGGAGAATGTACACTTGTGTGAGAGCCGCTACATTGAAAGTGAGAAGCAGATGAAAAAATTTAAAGGCCTCAAACGATTTTCCCTGTCAGGCAAAGTGGTGGATGATGAGATCTACTACTTCAG AAAGCCACTTGTGCCTTCCAAGGAACCATCCCCCCTGCTGGATAAAAAAATTGAAGAGCTAGAGGCCAAATTTGCAGATATAGAGGACCTGGATGAAGATCTAGATGAGATggaagatgaggatgatgaagcaCCAGCAACACCTTCCTTGCCCCAGCATCAGTCTTCAATTGCTAGTGATATGGACCTTCCTAACACACCACTACAG TCCACACCAAAGACCGTAAAGGGTCTATCCAAGAAGGAAGGAGCCAAGCGCAAGATCAACATGAGTGGCTACATTCTGTTTAGCAGTGAGATGAGAGCTGTCATAAAGGCTCAACACCCAGATTTCTCTTTTGGAGAGCTGAGTCGTCTTGTTGGTACAGAGTGGAGGAACCTGGACTCTACTAAGAAGTCGGAGTATGAAG AGCGGGCAGCTAAACTGGTAGAACAGCAGGAACGGGAAAGGGCCCTCCAGCAGCAGCAGGCGGCAGCTTCCCCAAGAGCAG GTGGAATGGGACCTGGTATTAATGGTATGGCTGGAAGTCCTGGTCCAGGAAACCCTTTTGGTCTTCAG ATGGGTACATATGGCCCAGGGCAGGTGGCTCCACCTCCATACCCAGGTCAAAGTCAGCTGGGTCAGTCTGCCCACCAAACACAAGGCCCACCCATGTTCGTAGCACCACCTCCCAGGCCACAGCGTCTCCTGCATTCAGAAGCCTACCTTAAATACATAGAAGGGCTCAGTGCAGATTGTCCCACTATCAGCAAATGGGATCAGAGCCTTAAGG CTCAAAGAAAAGACTCCCGCCTCAGTAGAGAGCAGGAGAGCCGTCTTCCTTCTCATTGGCTGAAGAGCAAAGGTGCTCACACCACAATGGTGGATGCGTTGTGGCGATTGAGAGATTTAATGATGAGAGACACTCTTAGCATCCGACAAGCTTACAACCTTTAA